From the genome of Vicia villosa cultivar HV-30 ecotype Madison, WI linkage group LG2, Vvil1.0, whole genome shotgun sequence, one region includes:
- the LOC131648040 gene encoding transcription factor bHLH123-like isoform X3: MADDDQFHHSSGNWWESASRNMRFDQSGGTSQQSSSSAITNNNIVDFGWQNSDMVEIKPRSSLDNSSVVFHDTRKLEQNQDSSNSTDPNLHMMGLGLSSHSMEWNQPSLIRGDEKGTENSFRSILEENLSSTRNNFEQENVMGMCQQVNRNFSLDQNQFSPQYSSGDSNVIQMDSSALYGTPSILQGSSMNSFPYATNNYGLLNSNNELNMNMPCNNWSNNKVPQFLMRTSPPKQSSTNNQLHFTNNTPFWNASEAPNSKDVRSSFFPSLQPQFSTPNFDSHSKNISEVNTVVKKSGSEPAPKRTRNETPSTLPAFKVRKEKMGDRITALQQLVSPFGKTDTASVLSEAIEYIKFLHEQLLSTPYMKSGASSEIQQNSGKSKKSDGTKQDLRSRGLCLVPISSTFPVTHETTVDFWTPTFGGTSR; the protein is encoded by the exons ATGGCTGATGATGATCAATTTCATCATTCAAGTGGAAACTGGTGGGAATCAGCTTCAAGAAACATGAGATTTGATCAAAGTGGTGGAAcatcacaacaatcttcttcttctgccaTCACCAacaataatattgttgattttggtTGGCAAAATTCAGATATGGTTGAGATTAAACCAAGATCTTCCTTGGATAATTCTTCTGTGGTTTTTCATGATACTCGGAAACTCGAACAAAATCAAGATTCTTCGAATTCTACTGACCCCAACTTGCATATGATGGGTTTGGGACTTTCTTCTCATTCCATGGAGTGGAATCAACCATCTTTGAT AAGAGGTGATGAAAAGGGAACAGAAAACAGTTTCAGGTCAATATTGGAAGAGAATTTGAGTTCAACAAGGAACAATTTCGAGCAAGAAAATGTTATGGGAATGTGTCAACAAGTGAATAGAAATTTTTCTTTGGATCAAAACCAGTTTAGTCCTCAATATAGTTCTGGAGATAGCAATGTTATTCAGATGGATTCTTCAGCTTTATATGGAACTCCATCAATTTTACAAGGCTCATCTATGAATAGTTTTCCATATGCAACAAATAACTATGGGTTATTGAACTCTAATAATGAGTTGAATATGAACATGCCTTGTAATAATTGGTCTAATAATAAAGTTCCTCAGTTTTTGATGAGAACTTCACCTCCAAAACAATCATCAACAAATAACCAGTTGCATTTTACTAATAACACCCCCTTTTGGAATGCTTCTGAGGCTCCTAATTCTAAGGATGTTAGGTCAAGTTTCTTCCCCTCTTTGCAACCTCAATTCTCCACACCAAATTTTGATTCACACTCAAAG AATATAAGTGAAGTGAATACTGTGGTGAAGAAAAGTGGGAGTGAGCCAGCACCCAAAAGGACTCGTAACGAAACTCCATCAACTTTGCCAGCTTTTAAG GTCAGAAAAGAAAAGATGGGAGACAGAATCACTGCACTCCAACAATTGGTGTCTCCTTTTGGAAAG ACTGATACAGCCTCAGTGCTTTCTGAAGCCATTGAATATATCAAATTTCTTCATGAACAG CTTTTGAGCACTCCATATATGAAAAGTGGAGCTTCATCAGAGATTCAACAG AATTCGGGAAAATCAAAAAAATCCGATGGCACGAAGCAAGATCTAAGAAGTCGAGGTCTATGTTTGGTACCGATTTCAAGCACATTTCCAGTGACTCATGAAACAACAGTTGATTTTTGGACACCAACATTTGGAGGAACATCAAGATAA
- the LOC131648040 gene encoding transcription factor bHLH123-like isoform X2 — MADDDQFHHSSGNWWESASRNMRFDQSGGTSQQSSSSAITNNNIVDFGWQNSDMVEIKPRSSLDNSSVVFHDTRKLEQNQDSSNSTDPNLHMMGLGLSSHSMEWNQPSLIGDEKGTENSFRSILEENLSSTRNNFEQENVMGMCQQVNRNFSLDQNQFSPQYSSGDSNVIQMDSSALYGTPSILQGSSMNSFPYATNNYGLLNSNNELNMNMPCNNWSNNKVPQFLMRTSPPKQSSTNNQLHFTNNTPFWNASEAPNSKDVRSSFFPSLQPQFSTPNFDSHSKNISEVNTVVKKSGSEPAPKRTRNETPSTLPAFKVRKEKMGDRITALQQLVSPFGKTDTASVLSEAIEYIKFLHEQVTLLSTPYMKSGASSEIQQNSGKSKKSDGTKQDLRSRGLCLVPISSTFPVTHETTVDFWTPTFGGTSR, encoded by the exons ATGGCTGATGATGATCAATTTCATCATTCAAGTGGAAACTGGTGGGAATCAGCTTCAAGAAACATGAGATTTGATCAAAGTGGTGGAAcatcacaacaatcttcttcttctgccaTCACCAacaataatattgttgattttggtTGGCAAAATTCAGATATGGTTGAGATTAAACCAAGATCTTCCTTGGATAATTCTTCTGTGGTTTTTCATGATACTCGGAAACTCGAACAAAATCAAGATTCTTCGAATTCTACTGACCCCAACTTGCATATGATGGGTTTGGGACTTTCTTCTCATTCCATGGAGTGGAATCAACCATCTTTGAT AGGTGATGAAAAGGGAACAGAAAACAGTTTCAGGTCAATATTGGAAGAGAATTTGAGTTCAACAAGGAACAATTTCGAGCAAGAAAATGTTATGGGAATGTGTCAACAAGTGAATAGAAATTTTTCTTTGGATCAAAACCAGTTTAGTCCTCAATATAGTTCTGGAGATAGCAATGTTATTCAGATGGATTCTTCAGCTTTATATGGAACTCCATCAATTTTACAAGGCTCATCTATGAATAGTTTTCCATATGCAACAAATAACTATGGGTTATTGAACTCTAATAATGAGTTGAATATGAACATGCCTTGTAATAATTGGTCTAATAATAAAGTTCCTCAGTTTTTGATGAGAACTTCACCTCCAAAACAATCATCAACAAATAACCAGTTGCATTTTACTAATAACACCCCCTTTTGGAATGCTTCTGAGGCTCCTAATTCTAAGGATGTTAGGTCAAGTTTCTTCCCCTCTTTGCAACCTCAATTCTCCACACCAAATTTTGATTCACACTCAAAG AATATAAGTGAAGTGAATACTGTGGTGAAGAAAAGTGGGAGTGAGCCAGCACCCAAAAGGACTCGTAACGAAACTCCATCAACTTTGCCAGCTTTTAAG GTCAGAAAAGAAAAGATGGGAGACAGAATCACTGCACTCCAACAATTGGTGTCTCCTTTTGGAAAG ACTGATACAGCCTCAGTGCTTTCTGAAGCCATTGAATATATCAAATTTCTTCATGAACAGGTCACA CTTTTGAGCACTCCATATATGAAAAGTGGAGCTTCATCAGAGATTCAACAG AATTCGGGAAAATCAAAAAAATCCGATGGCACGAAGCAAGATCTAAGAAGTCGAGGTCTATGTTTGGTACCGATTTCAAGCACATTTCCAGTGACTCATGAAACAACAGTTGATTTTTGGACACCAACATTTGGAGGAACATCAAGATAA
- the LOC131648040 gene encoding transcription factor bHLH123-like isoform X1, producing the protein MADDDQFHHSSGNWWESASRNMRFDQSGGTSQQSSSSAITNNNIVDFGWQNSDMVEIKPRSSLDNSSVVFHDTRKLEQNQDSSNSTDPNLHMMGLGLSSHSMEWNQPSLIRGDEKGTENSFRSILEENLSSTRNNFEQENVMGMCQQVNRNFSLDQNQFSPQYSSGDSNVIQMDSSALYGTPSILQGSSMNSFPYATNNYGLLNSNNELNMNMPCNNWSNNKVPQFLMRTSPPKQSSTNNQLHFTNNTPFWNASEAPNSKDVRSSFFPSLQPQFSTPNFDSHSKNISEVNTVVKKSGSEPAPKRTRNETPSTLPAFKVRKEKMGDRITALQQLVSPFGKTDTASVLSEAIEYIKFLHEQVTLLSTPYMKSGASSEIQQNSGKSKKSDGTKQDLRSRGLCLVPISSTFPVTHETTVDFWTPTFGGTSR; encoded by the exons ATGGCTGATGATGATCAATTTCATCATTCAAGTGGAAACTGGTGGGAATCAGCTTCAAGAAACATGAGATTTGATCAAAGTGGTGGAAcatcacaacaatcttcttcttctgccaTCACCAacaataatattgttgattttggtTGGCAAAATTCAGATATGGTTGAGATTAAACCAAGATCTTCCTTGGATAATTCTTCTGTGGTTTTTCATGATACTCGGAAACTCGAACAAAATCAAGATTCTTCGAATTCTACTGACCCCAACTTGCATATGATGGGTTTGGGACTTTCTTCTCATTCCATGGAGTGGAATCAACCATCTTTGAT AAGAGGTGATGAAAAGGGAACAGAAAACAGTTTCAGGTCAATATTGGAAGAGAATTTGAGTTCAACAAGGAACAATTTCGAGCAAGAAAATGTTATGGGAATGTGTCAACAAGTGAATAGAAATTTTTCTTTGGATCAAAACCAGTTTAGTCCTCAATATAGTTCTGGAGATAGCAATGTTATTCAGATGGATTCTTCAGCTTTATATGGAACTCCATCAATTTTACAAGGCTCATCTATGAATAGTTTTCCATATGCAACAAATAACTATGGGTTATTGAACTCTAATAATGAGTTGAATATGAACATGCCTTGTAATAATTGGTCTAATAATAAAGTTCCTCAGTTTTTGATGAGAACTTCACCTCCAAAACAATCATCAACAAATAACCAGTTGCATTTTACTAATAACACCCCCTTTTGGAATGCTTCTGAGGCTCCTAATTCTAAGGATGTTAGGTCAAGTTTCTTCCCCTCTTTGCAACCTCAATTCTCCACACCAAATTTTGATTCACACTCAAAG AATATAAGTGAAGTGAATACTGTGGTGAAGAAAAGTGGGAGTGAGCCAGCACCCAAAAGGACTCGTAACGAAACTCCATCAACTTTGCCAGCTTTTAAG GTCAGAAAAGAAAAGATGGGAGACAGAATCACTGCACTCCAACAATTGGTGTCTCCTTTTGGAAAG ACTGATACAGCCTCAGTGCTTTCTGAAGCCATTGAATATATCAAATTTCTTCATGAACAGGTCACA CTTTTGAGCACTCCATATATGAAAAGTGGAGCTTCATCAGAGATTCAACAG AATTCGGGAAAATCAAAAAAATCCGATGGCACGAAGCAAGATCTAAGAAGTCGAGGTCTATGTTTGGTACCGATTTCAAGCACATTTCCAGTGACTCATGAAACAACAGTTGATTTTTGGACACCAACATTTGGAGGAACATCAAGATAA